In the genome of Polaribacter atrinae, one region contains:
- a CDS encoding YgaP family membrane protein: MLNKYFRVIVGFMVLLTIFLTYYVNINWLWFGVFIGVNLIQSAFTKWCLLEVILIKLGVKK, translated from the coding sequence ATGTTAAATAAATATTTTAGAGTTATTGTAGGGTTTATGGTGTTGTTAACTATTTTTTTAACCTACTATGTAAATATAAATTGGTTGTGGTTTGGTGTATTTATTGGCGTGAATTTAATTCAGTCTGCATTTACAAAATGGTGTTTGTTAGAAGTTATTTTGATAAAATTAGGTGTTAAAAAATAG
- a CDS encoding TolC family protein, with product MKNTINIFLFLLFLGGLPFQAQKLKPISKTEVLQKVSEENTTIKISEQEFNAAKADYRQTNAVFLPNITASHTAIATTNPLMAFGSKLNQEILTQNDFNPAVLNDPSQIENYATKFEIKQPLINFDGMYQRKAAKSKMEAMSLKTERTQDYLVFEVDKAYMQLQLAYKAVTVLEKALEAANANKKLADNSFKQGYLQRADVLNVEVRVTEVQNQLQMAQSNVQNASNYLSFLMNDDMYVVYTPTDELSVSNFRTDDKIISENRSDIKAMQLATKAYEAMNKADKMAFLPRLNAFASYELHDNKVFRAGANGYLFGAQLSWDIFQGSKRFGKVQKSKAEFEQSKLEYNQYVSKNNLELNKAKRAFLDAENKLKLTSLALEQSEESLRIRTNRFKEGLEKTSDLLIAETKYAQKQLEYYQTIFEYNYSQAYLKFLTKE from the coding sequence ATGAAAAACACAATAAATATATTTTTATTTCTCTTGTTTTTAGGTGGTTTACCTTTTCAAGCACAGAAATTAAAACCAATTTCAAAAACAGAAGTTTTACAGAAAGTCTCTGAAGAGAATACTACTATTAAAATTTCTGAGCAAGAATTTAATGCAGCCAAAGCAGATTATAGACAGACTAATGCTGTGTTTTTACCAAATATTACAGCAAGTCATACTGCAATAGCAACTACAAACCCATTAATGGCTTTTGGTTCTAAATTAAATCAGGAAATTTTAACGCAAAACGATTTTAATCCAGCTGTGTTAAACGATCCTTCACAAATAGAAAACTACGCTACAAAATTCGAAATTAAACAACCATTAATCAATTTTGATGGTATGTACCAGCGCAAAGCAGCCAAGTCTAAAATGGAAGCGATGTCTTTAAAAACAGAACGAACACAAGATTATTTAGTGTTTGAGGTAGACAAAGCCTATATGCAATTACAATTAGCTTATAAGGCAGTTACGGTTTTAGAAAAAGCATTAGAAGCTGCAAATGCAAATAAAAAATTAGCAGACAATAGCTTTAAACAAGGCTATTTACAACGGGCAGATGTGTTGAATGTTGAGGTTAGAGTAACCGAAGTTCAGAACCAATTGCAAATGGCGCAAAGTAATGTGCAAAACGCATCTAATTATTTATCTTTTTTAATGAATGATGACATGTATGTTGTTTATACGCCAACAGATGAATTATCCGTTTCAAATTTTAGAACTGATGATAAAATAATTTCAGAAAACCGCTCAGATATTAAAGCGATGCAATTGGCAACAAAGGCTTATGAAGCTATGAATAAAGCGGATAAAATGGCTTTTTTGCCTAGGTTAAATGCTTTTGCAAGTTATGAATTGCATGACAATAAGGTTTTTAGAGCTGGTGCAAATGGCTATTTATTTGGAGCACAATTAAGTTGGGATATTTTTCAGGGTTCTAAACGTTTTGGAAAAGTACAAAAGAGTAAAGCTGAATTTGAACAATCTAAATTAGAATACAATCAATATGTTTCTAAAAATAATTTAGAATTAAATAAAGCAAAACGTGCTTTTTTAGATGCTGAAAATAAATTAAAACTAACCTCTTTAGCACTAGAACAATCAGAAGAATCTTTAAGAATTAGAACTAACAGATTTAAAGAAGGTTTAGAAAAAACATCCGATTTATTAATTGCCGAAACAAAATACGCACAAAAGCAATTAGAATATTATCAGACCATATTTGAATACAATTATTCACAAGCTTATTTAAAATTTTTAACGAAAGAGTAA
- a CDS encoding alpha/beta hydrolase, with amino-acid sequence MKNIIVYAFCLISFLSQAQKIEIGEVKTIQSKILDEEREYLVSLPENYSNKNFANQKYPVIYLLDGEKFFNVTTGIVQKLSDGYYPLMPECIVVGVKNTNRSRELTPTKVTSLSYENGGSKKFESFITEELITKVNKTYRTLDYKILIGHSFGGLFAFNTLLKNPSEFNAYLIIDPSLWWDDNVLVKKLESNLETIDFKGSSLFFANANSKGNQKEPSKQHFAHFEAKRKALELMKVTAPKNLNYHVKFYNDEDHGSVVLPSLIDGLRTIFKGFKINVKELVKNPSILETQYNLLSKNIGFNLQPQGAYIDRVVDLAIKLKEKENAVILNTIHQKQDPDNVYLKEKLD; translated from the coding sequence ATGAAAAATATAATTGTTTATGCTTTTTGTTTGATTTCTTTTTTATCTCAAGCTCAAAAAATTGAGATAGGAGAAGTAAAAACCATACAATCTAAAATATTAGATGAAGAAAGAGAATACCTGGTGTCTTTACCAGAAAATTATTCAAATAAGAATTTTGCCAATCAAAAATACCCTGTTATTTATCTTTTAGATGGCGAAAAATTTTTTAATGTTACCACAGGTATCGTTCAAAAGTTATCAGACGGATATTATCCGCTAATGCCAGAATGTATTGTTGTGGGAGTAAAAAACACTAATAGATCAAGAGAATTAACGCCTACAAAAGTTACGAGTTTATCTTATGAAAATGGAGGCTCTAAAAAGTTTGAGTCTTTTATTACAGAAGAATTAATTACTAAAGTTAATAAGACCTATAGAACATTAGATTATAAAATTCTTATAGGGCATTCATTTGGAGGCTTGTTTGCGTTTAATACTTTATTAAAAAATCCTTCGGAATTTAATGCTTATTTAATTATAGATCCAAGTTTATGGTGGGATGATAATGTACTTGTAAAAAAACTAGAAAGTAATTTAGAAACAATAGATTTTAAAGGAAGCTCTCTGTTTTTTGCAAATGCAAACTCTAAAGGAAATCAAAAAGAACCTAGCAAACAGCATTTTGCTCATTTTGAAGCTAAAAGGAAAGCACTTGAATTAATGAAGGTTACAGCACCTAAAAATTTAAACTATCACGTTAAATTTTATAATGATGAAGATCACGGAAGTGTTGTGTTGCCATCATTAATTGATGGATTAAGAACGATATTTAAAGGTTTTAAAATAAATGTAAAAGAGCTTGTGAAAAATCCTTCAATATTAGAAACACAATATAATTTGCTATCTAAAAACATTGGTTTTAATCTACAACCTCAAGGAGCTTATATAGATAGAGTCGTAGATTTAGCAATAAAATTAAAAGAAAAAGAGAATGCAGTTATTTTAAATACAATCCATCAAAAACAAGATCCAGATAATGTTTATTTAAAAGAGAAATTAGATTAA
- the pncA gene encoding bifunctional nicotinamidase/pyrazinamidase, with product MKTLLIIDVQNDFMPDGALPVPNGDKIVSIINEIQHKFDLVIATQDWHPEDHISFASNHKGASPFDEIEINGISQTLWPNHCVQGTKGAELHPKLNTLQCETIFRKGTDKEIDSYSAFYDNGHLKSTGLAGYLKEKGTTELFICGLAADICVYYSIRDAVKEGFNCFFIEDASEALDKKSFKKIKEDMIDMGVKIISSKLI from the coding sequence ATGAAAACACTTCTTATAATAGATGTACAAAACGATTTTATGCCAGATGGAGCGCTTCCTGTTCCTAATGGAGATAAAATAGTTTCAATTATTAATGAGATACAGCATAAATTTGATTTGGTAATTGCTACGCAAGATTGGCATCCGGAGGACCATATCAGTTTTGCTTCCAACCATAAGGGAGCATCTCCTTTTGATGAAATTGAAATTAATGGAATTTCGCAAACCTTATGGCCAAATCACTGTGTACAAGGCACTAAAGGAGCGGAATTACATCCTAAGCTAAACACATTACAATGTGAAACTATTTTTAGAAAAGGTACAGATAAGGAGATTGATAGCTATAGTGCCTTTTATGATAATGGACACCTAAAATCTACAGGATTAGCTGGATATTTAAAAGAAAAAGGGACTACCGAACTTTTTATATGTGGATTAGCTGCTGATATTTGTGTTTACTATTCCATCCGAGATGCTGTTAAAGAGGGTTTTAATTGCTTTTTTATTGAAGACGCTTCCGAAGCACTAGATAAAAAAAGTTTTAAGAAAATTAAAGAAGATATGATTGATATGGGAGTCAAAATAATTTCTTCAAAATTGATATAA
- a CDS encoding YihY/virulence factor BrkB family protein — MTNKKDKIKFRLTHLPELLITSAKSWFNDDPFNKAAIIAYYAILSLPALIIIIFNLVGSIWGKEIVEGQILNEISNAIGAETANTIKQMMVNDGGEKTSFFTTIIGIATLIYGSTGVFFQIQNILDSIWNAKPRFKNGVLETVFVRLKSFGFILIIVFLLLISLVLTSLLSTFGENLKNIFSNDLVNSIFTLDVFISLASIYFVFAAMFKILPNANVPWRAVRIGALLTSILFVVGKYLLAIYFSELEPGSTYGAAGSIILIMLWVSYTSLILFYGAHFTRAYSKKYLLEQPKKIVE, encoded by the coding sequence ATGACAAATAAAAAAGATAAAATTAAATTCAGACTAACACATTTACCCGAATTATTAATAACAAGTGCAAAATCTTGGTTTAATGATGATCCTTTTAATAAAGCTGCAATTATTGCTTATTATGCAATACTATCTTTACCTGCGCTTATCATAATTATTTTTAACCTAGTTGGCTCTATTTGGGGGAAAGAAATTGTAGAAGGACAAATTTTAAATGAAATATCTAACGCAATTGGTGCCGAAACAGCAAACACCATAAAACAAATGATGGTGAATGATGGTGGTGAAAAAACATCTTTTTTTACAACAATCATTGGTATTGCAACCTTAATATATGGTTCTACTGGAGTCTTTTTTCAAATACAAAATATTCTAGATAGCATTTGGAATGCAAAACCTAGATTTAAAAATGGTGTTTTAGAAACTGTATTTGTAAGATTAAAAAGTTTTGGCTTTATCTTAATTATTGTTTTCTTACTACTAATTAGTCTCGTCTTAACTTCTCTTTTAAGCACTTTTGGCGAAAATTTAAAAAATATTTTTTCTAATGATTTAGTGAATTCTATTTTTACTTTGGATGTTTTTATTTCCTTAGCTTCTATTTATTTTGTTTTTGCAGCAATGTTTAAGATTTTACCAAATGCAAATGTACCATGGAGAGCTGTTAGAATTGGTGCTTTGTTAACCTCTATTCTATTTGTTGTTGGTAAATATTTACTTGCAATTTACTTTAGCGAACTAGAACCAGGTTCTACTTATGGTGCCGCTGGTTCTATAATTTTAATAATGCTATGGGTTTCTTACACCAGTTTAATTTTATTTTACGGAGCACATTTTACAAGAGCGTATTCAAAAAAATATCTTCTAGAACAACCTAAAAAGATTGTAGAATAA
- a CDS encoding nicotinate phosphoribosyltransferase, whose product MNITASYTDLYQLTMAEVYFKTKPDGHAVFDYYYRHNPFNGGYSIFAGLEDVLDILETFKFSASDIAYLKQHGFQDDFLEYLTNFSFKGTIFSSKEGDVVFPNRPILQVEANIIEAQIIETFLLNILNFQTLIATKASRIRYSAKEEVLLDMGLRRAHATGGYYASRAAIIGGFDSTSNVAAAKDYNIPSTGTMAHSFIQSYKDEIQAFRDFASIRPKGCVLLIDTYNTLKSGLPKAITVAKEMEARGEKLLGVRLDSGDLAYLSKKTRAILDKSGLDYVKIVASNQLDEYVIKSLKEQEAPIDIFGVGTNLVTGNPDAAMDGVYKLSEYNKEPRIKLSENIIKVSLPYKKQVFRMLDDKGMFYGTDAVVLYTEGEVNKIEHPFDSTKSLDLEGFKQEPLLEKVMENGKKIVPSRSVSEVAKYSQSRLAQLPNEYKRFQNPHIYKIGLSLKLKQERDKLVNEHKF is encoded by the coding sequence ATGAATATTACAGCATCTTATACAGACCTTTATCAACTTACTATGGCAGAAGTCTATTTTAAGACAAAACCAGATGGACACGCTGTCTTTGATTATTATTACCGTCACAACCCTTTTAATGGTGGTTATTCTATTTTTGCAGGATTAGAAGATGTACTAGATATTTTAGAAACTTTTAAATTCTCAGCTTCCGATATTGCATATTTAAAACAACATGGTTTTCAGGATGATTTTTTAGAATACTTGACGAATTTTAGTTTTAAAGGAACTATTTTTTCAAGTAAAGAAGGAGATGTTGTTTTTCCTAATCGCCCGATTTTACAGGTAGAAGCTAATATTATTGAAGCACAGATTATAGAAACTTTTCTACTAAACATTCTTAATTTTCAGACTTTAATAGCAACCAAAGCAAGTAGAATTAGATATAGTGCAAAAGAAGAAGTTTTATTAGATATGGGCTTACGTCGTGCCCATGCTACTGGAGGATATTATGCATCTAGAGCCGCTATAATTGGTGGTTTTGATAGCACAAGTAATGTGGCTGCTGCTAAAGATTATAATATTCCGTCTACAGGTACAATGGCGCACTCATTCATACAAAGTTATAAAGATGAAATACAAGCATTTAGAGATTTTGCAAGCATACGACCAAAAGGATGTGTTCTTTTAATAGATACCTACAACACTTTAAAAAGTGGCTTACCAAAAGCAATTACGGTCGCCAAAGAAATGGAAGCTAGAGGAGAAAAACTACTTGGAGTTCGTTTAGACAGTGGAGATTTGGCATATTTATCTAAAAAAACGAGAGCAATTTTAGACAAATCCGGTTTAGATTATGTAAAAATTGTAGCCTCTAATCAATTGGATGAATATGTTATAAAAAGTCTTAAAGAGCAAGAAGCACCTATTGATATTTTTGGTGTTGGAACCAATTTAGTTACAGGAAATCCGGATGCTGCCATGGATGGTGTTTATAAATTATCAGAATACAATAAAGAACCAAGAATTAAGCTTTCTGAAAACATCATAAAAGTATCATTACCATACAAAAAACAAGTTTTTAGAATGTTAGATGATAAAGGTATGTTTTATGGTACAGACGCTGTAGTATTATATACAGAAGGAGAAGTAAATAAAATAGAACACCCTTTTGACAGTACAAAAAGTTTAGATTTAGAAGGTTTTAAACAAGAACCTCTACTTGAAAAAGTTATGGAAAATGGAAAAAAAATAGTCCCTTCTAGATCTGTTTCTGAAGTTGCTAAATATTCTCAATCTCGTTTAGCACAACTTCCAAATGAATACAAGCGTTTTCAAAATCCGCATATTTACAAAATAGGATTGAGTTTAAAACTAAAACAAGAACGCGATAAATTAGTTAATGAACATAAATTCTAA
- a CDS encoding efflux RND transporter periplasmic adaptor subunit yields the protein MKKYLYLFTFTSVLLFLTSCTSEDKKTVTDTTPAIAVKVSQVVASGNSPFLSVSGKIQASNSADLSTRMMGYVDKVHVNVGDKVRKGQILVSINNSDLQAKRAQVNAGITQATVGFNNAQKDYNRFKNLFANACASQKEMDDMTANFKMAKAQLESAKQMKNEINAQFAYSNITAPFSGTVTSKNVEAGNMANPGVPLISIETPGNFEVMAMVPETEISEIKKGASVDVIVKSMNKTVKGKVTEVSTSAKNSGGQYLVKIDLEKTDVNILSGMFTTVQFPVERKPTSSMVLIPKDAIVTNGQLSGVYTVSQSNTALLRWLRLGRTFGDQVEVLSGLNADEAYIVSGEGKLFNGAKITIQ from the coding sequence ATGAAAAAATACTTATACCTATTCACTTTTACCTCAGTATTACTGTTTTTAACAAGTTGTACAAGCGAAGACAAAAAAACAGTAACCGATACTACACCCGCAATTGCTGTGAAAGTAAGTCAGGTTGTAGCTAGTGGAAATAGTCCGTTTTTATCTGTAAGCGGAAAAATTCAAGCATCAAATAGTGCTGATTTAAGTACTAGAATGATGGGCTATGTAGATAAAGTACACGTTAATGTTGGAGATAAAGTACGTAAAGGACAAATATTAGTGTCTATAAACAATAGTGACTTACAAGCTAAAAGAGCACAAGTAAACGCAGGAATTACTCAAGCGACTGTTGGTTTTAATAATGCACAAAAGGATTATAATAGATTCAAAAATTTGTTTGCAAATGCTTGTGCGTCTCAAAAAGAAATGGATGATATGACTGCTAATTTTAAAATGGCAAAAGCACAATTAGAATCGGCCAAACAAATGAAAAATGAGATTAACGCACAATTTGCTTATAGTAATATTACAGCGCCTTTTAGCGGAACAGTAACTAGTAAAAATGTAGAAGCTGGTAATATGGCAAATCCTGGTGTTCCATTGATTAGTATAGAAACACCTGGAAATTTTGAAGTGATGGCAATGGTTCCGGAAACAGAAATTTCTGAAATTAAAAAAGGAGCTTCTGTTGATGTGATTGTAAAGTCAATGAACAAAACGGTAAAAGGAAAAGTTACTGAAGTAAGTACATCTGCCAAAAATTCTGGAGGACAATATTTAGTAAAAATAGATTTAGAGAAAACGGACGTGAATATTTTATCAGGCATGTTTACAACGGTTCAATTTCCTGTAGAGCGAAAACCAACCTCATCTATGGTTTTAATACCTAAAGATGCTATTGTAACTAATGGGCAATTATCTGGTGTCTATACCGTAAGCCAAAGCAATACCGCATTATTACGTTGGTTGCGTTTAGGTAGAACTTTTGGAGATCAAGTAGAAGTATTATCTGGTTTAAATGCAGACGAAGCATACATTGTTTCTGGTGAAGGAAAACTGTTTAATGGTGCAAAAATTACAATTCAATAA
- a CDS encoding VOC family protein yields the protein MRIRPYLSFDGNCQQAANFYTSIFGGKIIEKTTYKESKIDIPDHYLEKIQHLEIKSKNFHIMMYDASPDTPLTSGSNIHLAVDFDSEKELKEVFDQLSSSGIVHTPLQETSWNAIYGRCTDKYNIDWMLNYKA from the coding sequence ATGAGAATTAGACCATATTTATCATTTGACGGAAATTGTCAACAAGCAGCAAACTTTTATACTTCAATTTTTGGAGGAAAAATTATAGAAAAAACAACTTACAAAGAATCAAAAATTGATATTCCGGATCATTATTTAGAAAAAATTCAACATTTAGAGATAAAATCTAAAAACTTTCATATCATGATGTATGATGCTTCTCCAGATACACCTCTAACAAGTGGAAGCAATATTCATTTAGCAGTTGATTTTGATTCAGAAAAAGAGCTAAAAGAAGTTTTTGATCAATTAAGTAGCTCTGGTATTGTACACACACCATTACAAGAAACCTCTTGGAACGCTATTTATGGTAGATGTACTGATAAATACAACATCGATTGGATGTTAAATTATAAAGCTTAA
- a CDS encoding efflux RND transporter permease subunit, with protein sequence MKEGIAGKIAKVFMQSKLTVLLMIVFMVIGVYSSYLIPREEEPQIDVPMADIFVGYPGASPTEVESRVIKPLEQLISNIKGVEYVYSTSMKEQGMVIVQFYVGEDIERSFVKLYNEINKHMDQMPAGVTFPLVKTRAIDDVPMLGLTLWSEHYDDFQLSQMAQELESEIKKVNDVAITHKIGGRERQLRVVLDKDKLAASGLDFLSVSEMIKANNSQLSAGSFDKNDTEFLINTGKFLETVTDVENLVVGVQQNQPIYLKQIANIIDGPEVPQNYVSLGFGKGSVKSSEYKSDYPAVTISVAKRKGADAMKISEVIIDKVDHLRATLIPDDVHVEITRNYGETASDKVSELLLHLMGSIIAVTLVVMLAMGWRGGLVVFLSVPITFALTLLSYYLMDYTLNRITLFALVFVTGIVVDDSIIIAENMHRHFKMKRLPFKQAALYAINEVGNPTILATFTVIASVLPMAFVSGLMGPYMAPMPIGASIAMILSLFVALTVTPYLGLIFLREKDKKGQPEKLEKSLEETLIYRIYNKFEGPLLESKTKRWVFLGGTFLVLMATMVLFFTNSVAVKMLPFDNKNEFQVVIDMPEGTTLERTGVVAQEISQYLATRPEVVNYQNYVGTSAPITFNGLVRHYDLRGGSNMADIQVNLIDKGERSIQSHGIAKLMRADIQKIGVKYNANVKLVEVPPGPPVLSTIVAEVYGPDYNEQIKIANSVQNILKNTADVVDIDWMVEDDQTEYQFEINKEKAMLYGVAPQQIAYTMNLALSNRAITNLYDEDAVNQVGLVLTLDEKEKSTISDISQLKVKSKQGNLIPIADLVTITETIAAKSIYRKNQKRVVYVLADMAGELESPAYAILGMEEKLKEISLPKGYQLNEMYLGQPDFEDNYTVKWDGEWQITLEVFRDLGIAFLGALILIYILIVGWFQNFKAPIVMMVAVPLSLIGIILGHWVMGAFFTATSFIGMIALAGIMVRNSVLLIDFINLRTAEGIPLKQACIEAGAVRTTPILLTAGTVVIGAFVILFDPIFQGLAISLMGGTIVSTVLTLLVVPLVYYMIEKKNYK encoded by the coding sequence ATGAAAGAAGGTATCGCAGGAAAAATTGCCAAAGTCTTTATGCAATCTAAATTAACAGTATTGTTAATGATTGTATTTATGGTAATTGGTGTGTATAGTTCGTACTTGATTCCGCGTGAAGAAGAGCCACAAATAGACGTGCCAATGGCAGATATTTTTGTTGGATATCCTGGAGCAAGTCCTACAGAAGTAGAGTCGCGTGTGATTAAGCCATTAGAGCAATTAATTTCGAATATTAAAGGTGTAGAATATGTGTATTCTACGTCTATGAAGGAGCAAGGTATGGTTATTGTACAGTTTTATGTAGGTGAAGATATTGAGCGTTCTTTTGTAAAATTATACAATGAAATTAACAAACACATGGACCAAATGCCTGCAGGTGTTACGTTTCCGTTGGTGAAAACGCGTGCTATTGATGATGTGCCAATGTTGGGCTTAACGCTGTGGAGTGAGCATTATGACGATTTTCAATTAAGTCAGATGGCGCAGGAGTTAGAGTCTGAAATTAAAAAGGTAAACGATGTTGCTATTACCCATAAAATTGGAGGTAGAGAGCGTCAATTGCGTGTGGTTTTAGATAAAGACAAATTAGCTGCAAGCGGATTGGATTTCTTGTCGGTCTCTGAAATGATTAAGGCAAATAATAGCCAATTAAGTGCTGGTAGTTTTGATAAAAATGACACAGAATTTTTAATAAATACTGGTAAATTTTTAGAAACTGTTACAGATGTAGAAAATTTGGTGGTTGGTGTGCAACAAAATCAGCCTATTTATTTAAAGCAAATTGCAAATATTATTGACGGACCAGAAGTTCCACAAAATTATGTGAGTTTAGGTTTTGGGAAAGGAAGTGTAAAATCTTCGGAATATAAATCAGATTATCCAGCTGTAACTATTTCTGTTGCGAAACGAAAAGGTGCAGATGCAATGAAAATATCTGAAGTTATTATTGATAAAGTAGACCATTTACGTGCAACTTTAATTCCGGATGATGTACACGTAGAAATTACCAGAAATTATGGAGAAACAGCTTCTGATAAAGTATCGGAATTGTTGTTACACCTTATGGGATCTATCATTGCAGTAACATTAGTTGTAATGTTGGCAATGGGTTGGCGTGGTGGATTGGTGGTGTTTTTGTCCGTTCCAATTACATTTGCATTAACGTTGTTGAGCTACTATTTAATGGATTATACCTTAAATAGAATTACATTATTCGCTTTGGTTTTTGTAACGGGTATTGTGGTGGATGACTCCATTATTATTGCAGAAAATATGCATCGACATTTTAAAATGAAACGCTTGCCTTTTAAACAAGCTGCTTTGTATGCAATTAATGAAGTTGGAAACCCCACAATTTTGGCAACATTTACTGTAATTGCGTCGGTTTTACCAATGGCTTTTGTGTCAGGATTAATGGGGCCTTATATGGCACCAATGCCAATAGGAGCATCTATTGCAATGATTTTGTCTTTGTTTGTTGCCTTAACAGTTACACCTTATTTAGGGTTGATTTTCTTGAGAGAAAAAGATAAAAAAGGACAACCAGAAAAATTGGAGAAATCCTTAGAAGAAACTTTAATTTATAGGATTTACAACAAGTTTGAAGGTCCATTATTAGAAAGTAAAACAAAACGTTGGGTGTTTTTAGGAGGAACATTTTTAGTGTTAATGGCAACAATGGTGTTGTTTTTTACCAATTCTGTTGCGGTAAAAATGTTGCCTTTTGATAACAAAAATGAGTTTCAAGTGGTAATTGATATGCCAGAAGGTACAACGCTAGAAAGAACCGGGGTTGTAGCGCAAGAAATTTCTCAATATTTAGCTACCCGACCAGAAGTGGTAAATTATCAGAATTACGTGGGTACTTCTGCACCCATTACTTTTAACGGTTTGGTACGTCATTACGATTTACGTGGTGGATCTAATATGGCAGATATTCAAGTGAATTTAATTGATAAAGGCGAGCGAAGTATTCAAAGTCATGGAATTGCAAAATTAATGCGTGCAGATATTCAGAAAATTGGAGTAAAGTATAATGCGAATGTAAAGTTGGTAGAAGTACCACCAGGACCACCAGTATTATCTACAATAGTTGCAGAGGTTTACGGGCCAGATTATAATGAGCAGATTAAGATTGCCAATAGCGTTCAAAATATCTTAAAAAATACTGCCGATGTGGTGGATATCGATTGGATGGTAGAAGATGATCAAACAGAATATCAGTTTGAAATTAATAAAGAAAAAGCAATGTTATATGGAGTTGCACCACAGCAAATTGCATATACAATGAATCTGGCTTTATCTAACCGTGCAATTACAAATTTATATGATGAAGATGCGGTGAATCAAGTTGGTTTGGTATTGACTTTAGATGAAAAAGAAAAGTCTACGATTTCTGATATTTCTCAATTAAAAGTAAAATCGAAACAAGGTAATTTAATTCCTATTGCAGATTTAGTGACAATTACAGAAACGATAGCTGCAAAAAGCATTTATAGAAAGAATCAAAAAAGAGTTGTTTATGTTTTAGCAGATATGGCAGGGGAATTAGAAAGTCCGGCGTATGCTATTCTAGGGATGGAAGAAAAGTTAAAAGAAATTTCGTTGCCAAAAGGATACCAATTAAACGAAATGTATTTAGGTCAGCCAGATTTTGAAGACAATTATACTGTAAAATGGGATGGAGAATGGCAAATTACCTTAGAGGTTTTTAGAGATTTAGGAATTGCTTTTTTAGGAGCATTAATTTTAATTTATATTTTAATTGTTGGCTGGTTTCAAAACTTTAAAGCCCCAATTGTAATGATGGTTGCAGTACCCTTATCATTAATAGGAATTATTTTAGGACACTGGGTTATGGGAGCATTTTTTACAGCTACCTCATTTATTGGCATGATTGCTTTGGCAGGAATTATGGTACGAAACTCGGTGTTACTTATTGATTTTATCAATTTAAGAACAGCGGAAGGTATTCCTTTAAAACAAGCTTGTATAGAAGCAGGAGCAGTGCGTACAACCCCAATTTTATTAACTGCAGGTACGGTAGTTATTGGAGCCTTTGTAATTCTGTTTGATCCAATTTTTCAAGGATTAGCAATCTCATTAATGGGAGGAACTATTGTTTCTACAGTATTAACGTTGTTGGTTGTGCCGTTGGTGTATTATATGATAGAGAAGAAAAATTATAAATAA